The Eurosta solidaginis isolate ZX-2024a chromosome 4, ASM4086904v1, whole genome shotgun sequence genome includes a window with the following:
- the LOC137251364 gene encoding zinc finger protein 90-like, with amino-acid sequence MRILRSQYMKYQAQQRLDAGTAATTTTPVTQLQSDTDIQHQQSTRTYLTRAADSQSVQTVTKTTHTVRRNSIFNNNVQATHYRRNSTVIYSDRPRSPTTITDNISSIALSTELDTNNCINVIAKPMFVQKRRQTVNCCAPDELIQNQVKNSLKIKLINAPTDKYSRINVVVRFYDEGPTWYTRFYHGYENVLWHKYERENPTKTNKWFFKCEVCAKKLGCFTSLKSHLNIHMKFFPYRCDLCPKKYPASKSFARHMKEKHNNKNKELIKSR; translated from the exons atGCGT ATTCTACGATCGCAGTATATGAAATATCAGGCCCAGCAGAGATTGGATGCTGGAACTGCAGCCACAACTACAACACCG GTTACTCAACTCCAAAGTGATACTGATATCCAACACCAGCAGTCTACCCGTACATATTTAACACGAGCTGCTGACAGCCAATCTGTACAGACAGTTACAAAAACAACGCACACAGTGCGCAGAAActccatatttaataataatgtgCAAGCAACACATTATCGACGTAATTCCACCGTCATATATAGTGATCGCCCAAGGAGTCCAACTACTATTACAGATAATATATCAAGCATTGCACTTTCAACTGAGCTGGACACGAATAACTGTATCAATGTGATAGCAAAACCAATGTTTGTTCAAAAACGTCGTCAAACAGTGAACTGTTGCGCTCCTGATGAACTTATACAAAATCAAGTGAAgaattcattaaaaattaaattaattaacgcCCCTACAGACAAATATTCACGAATTAATGTAGTCGTTAGATTTTACGATGAAGGTCCAACGTGGTATACACGTTTTTATCATGGTTATGAAAACGTTTTGTGGCATAAATACGAACGAGAGAACCCTACTAAGACCAATAAATGGTTTTTTAAATGTGAGGTATGCGCTAAGAAGTTAGGCTGTTTTACTTCACTTAAGTCACATTTGAATATTCATATGAAATTCTTTCCTTATCGCTGTGATTTATGTCCAAAAAAATATCCAGCAAGTAAATCATTTGCACGCCATATGAAAGAAAAGCATAACAATAAGAATAAGGAGTTGATTAAAAGTCGCTAA